One Vespula pensylvanica isolate Volc-1 chromosome 3, ASM1446617v1, whole genome shotgun sequence DNA window includes the following coding sequences:
- the LOC122627676 gene encoding probable proline--tRNA ligase, mitochondrial isoform X3 translates to MMNIGAQKILLPSLTSVKLLEKTKRYDPDKNELFSLTDRYNKQYVLSPTFEEAICDLIHNLGPLSSKMLPLKLYQISSKWRDEMKPRLGLLRSREFIMKDLYTFNVNLDDAKDTYNIVCEAYDKIFNQIGMEYIKAEGDTGSIGGCLSHEYQYLSEIGEDVILSCQSCNYCVNKNVSTQSVCPHCSKKLQVHNAVEVGHTFLLDTKYSKPLNAFYKDNNIEKPLVMGCFGIGLSRIMAAAAEILSTNEELKWPKNLAPFTVCIIPPKKGSKEEIASSYVEQIYDILCKLGIDAILDDRTDLTIGKRLLYVRNTGFPYAIILGKSVISKSTFELYDVYNNKYHDLTLEGINDYFMNSDVRESENILLQESRP, encoded by the exons ACAGAAAATATTGTTACCTTCTTTAACATCAGTTAAATTATTAGAGAAGACTAAGAGATATGATcctgataaaaatgaattatttagtCTAACGGATAGATACAATAAGCAGTACGTTCTTAGTCCA ACTTTTGAAGAAGCGATATGCGATCTAATACATAATCTTGGCCCTTTATCTTCCAAGATGTTACctctaaaattatatcaaatttctaGCAAATGGAGGGACGAAATGAAACCGCGTCTAGGCTTATTACGTAGTAgagaatttattatgaaagatTTGTATACGTTTAATGTCAATTTAGACGATGCtaaagatacatataatattgtatgCGAGGcttatgataaaatttttaatcaaattggAATGGAGTACATAAAAG cTGAAGGTGATACAGGATCTATCGGTGGTTGTTTATCTCACGAGTATCAGTATTTATCTGAGATCGGAGAAGATGTTATTCTGTCGTGTCAATCTTGTAACTattgtgtaaataaaaatgtatctacGCAATCTGTGTGTCCACACTGCAGCAAAAAGTTACAAGTACATAATGCTGTTGag GTTGGACACACTTTCCTCTTGGATACAAAGTATTCAAAACCATTAAATGCATtctataaagataataatatagaaaaaccTCTTGTAATGGGCTGTTTTGGAATTGGCTTAAGTCGTATTATGGCTGCAGCAGCTGAAATTCTTTCAACGAATGAAGAATTAAAATGGCCCAAAAATTTGGCACCTTTTACAGTTTGTATCATACCACCAAAg AaaggaagcaaagaagaaattgCGTCATCTTATGTCGAACAgatatacgatattttatgtaaattagGTATAGACGCAATACTTGATGACAGAACAGATTTAACAATAGGTAAACGTTTATTATATGTACGGAACACTGGATTTCCTTATGCTATAATTCTTGGTAAATCTGTAATATCAAAATCAACGTTTGAACTTTATGATGTTTATAACAACAAATATCACGATTTAACTTTAGAGGgtataaacgattattttatgaaCAGTGATGTTAGAGAAtccgaaaatattttgttacaaGAAAGTAGACCGTAG
- the LOC122627676 gene encoding probable proline--tRNA ligase, mitochondrial isoform X2 encodes MINSGIIKSVNRGMHVLLPLGLRVLDKLTALIDKEMMNIGAQKILLPSLTSVKLLEKTKRYDPDKNELFSLTDRYNKQYVLSPTFEEAICDLIHNLGPLSSKMLPLKLYQISSKWRDEMKPRLGLLRSREFIMKDLYTFNVNLDDAKDTYNIVCEAYDKIFNQIGMEYIKAEGDTGSIGGCLSHEYQYLSEIGEDVILSCQSCNYCVNKNVSTQSVCPHCSKKLQVHNAVEVGHTFLLDTKYSKPLNAFYKDNNIEKPLVMGCFGIGLSRIMAAAAEILSTNEELKWPKNLAPFTVCIIPPKKGSKEEIASSYVEQIYDILCKLGIDAILDDRTDLTIGKRLLYVRNTGFPYAIILGKSVISKSTFELYDVYNNKYHDLTLEGINDYFMNSDVRESENILLQESRP; translated from the exons ACAGAAAATATTGTTACCTTCTTTAACATCAGTTAAATTATTAGAGAAGACTAAGAGATATGATcctgataaaaatgaattatttagtCTAACGGATAGATACAATAAGCAGTACGTTCTTAGTCCA ACTTTTGAAGAAGCGATATGCGATCTAATACATAATCTTGGCCCTTTATCTTCCAAGATGTTACctctaaaattatatcaaatttctaGCAAATGGAGGGACGAAATGAAACCGCGTCTAGGCTTATTACGTAGTAgagaatttattatgaaagatTTGTATACGTTTAATGTCAATTTAGACGATGCtaaagatacatataatattgtatgCGAGGcttatgataaaatttttaatcaaattggAATGGAGTACATAAAAG cTGAAGGTGATACAGGATCTATCGGTGGTTGTTTATCTCACGAGTATCAGTATTTATCTGAGATCGGAGAAGATGTTATTCTGTCGTGTCAATCTTGTAACTattgtgtaaataaaaatgtatctacGCAATCTGTGTGTCCACACTGCAGCAAAAAGTTACAAGTACATAATGCTGTTGag GTTGGACACACTTTCCTCTTGGATACAAAGTATTCAAAACCATTAAATGCATtctataaagataataatatagaaaaaccTCTTGTAATGGGCTGTTTTGGAATTGGCTTAAGTCGTATTATGGCTGCAGCAGCTGAAATTCTTTCAACGAATGAAGAATTAAAATGGCCCAAAAATTTGGCACCTTTTACAGTTTGTATCATACCACCAAAg AaaggaagcaaagaagaaattgCGTCATCTTATGTCGAACAgatatacgatattttatgtaaattagGTATAGACGCAATACTTGATGACAGAACAGATTTAACAATAGGTAAACGTTTATTATATGTACGGAACACTGGATTTCCTTATGCTATAATTCTTGGTAAATCTGTAATATCAAAATCAACGTTTGAACTTTATGATGTTTATAACAACAAATATCACGATTTAACTTTAGAGGgtataaacgattattttatgaaCAGTGATGTTAGAGAAtccgaaaatattttgttacaaGAAAGTAGACCGTAG